The window GCTGGCGCAACTTCGCGCCGTGCTGGCCACGCCGTTCGACGCGCTCACCCTCCAGCGGGCGCTGGGGGAGGGCCTGCGCGAGGGCAAGCCCTGATGCTGGCGGGGCGCCATCGGCCGCGCCTGGCGGCGATCGCCATTGGACTCGCCACGCTGGGCTGTGATCCCACCCTGGTGCCGGTCAACCCACCGGAGCCCGGCGATGGCGCCGAGGTGCAACCGGTTCCGGTCCTCACGCGCCGCCCCTCTGTCGCGCCCGGTGCACCGAACCGTTCCGCGGCACCGACCGCGCCCCCTCCGAGCCCGCGCTTTCCGCTCAACACCGCCGCGGCCGTGTCGCTGCCGAGTGGTCTCGGTTACACCATCATTCGCGCGGGGGAACCCGATGGGAAGGTGGCTGAAAAGGGACATCAGGTGGTGGTGCATTACGCCGGCTGGTTGACGAACGGTACCTTGTTCGACACCTCGCGGCAGCGCGAGAGCCCCTTCCGGTTCAAACTGGGGGCCGGGAGCGTGATCGCGGGCTGGGAGCAAGGAGTACTCGGAATGCGGGTAGGAGAGGTGAGAAAGCTCGTCATTCCTCCCCAACTCGGCTATGGGGAAAAGGGAACCGGGCGCATCCCCCCGCGGTCCACCCTGCTGTTCGAGGTGGAACTGCTGGAATTGAAAGAGGGTTGAAGCGTGGAGTGCCCCGCCTGTCTGTCCTGGGTCGAGCCCCCCAGAACGACCTGCGATTGTGGCGAGGAGGTCCGCCCGTCCCCCGACACGCGTGGCGCAAATGCCGGCGAGGAGCAGGAAGCCTCTCCTTCCCTGGAAACCGTGACGGATAGCCCCCGCAAACGTCGCGCAAAGTCCGGGGATGACAGCGTTCCAGCTGGGAAAAAGCGCAAGAAGGCGGTGGCCCGGTTTGAATTCCATGGCACAGGGGGAACCCTGCTCAAGCTGTGGGTGATCAACAGCTGCCTGACGTTCGTCACGCTGGGCGTCTACCGCTTCTGGGCGCGGGCGCAAATGCGGCAGTATCTTTACGGCCAGCTGTCCTTCCGCAAGGAGCGTTTCACCTTTCACGGAACCGGCAAGGAATCCTTCCTGGGGATGGTTCGCCTGATCGGCCTGGGTGTGCTCGCCCTGCTGGGCTTCGGGGCGGTCATCGGGGGCCTGGCCTGGAACCTGATTCCCGAGCCGTGGTCGGCGATGCTGGACCCCAGCATGCTCGCCTTGCTGGTGGGAGGTGTGGCCTCGCCGCTGGTGGCCACGCTGCTCCTGCCCTTCGCCCTGGTGAGCGCGCGCCGCTACGTCCTGAGCCGGACGGCCTACCAGGGCATTCGCTTCTCTTACCGAGGCGTGATATGGCGAGCCATCCTGCGCCTGTCGCCCTTCGCCCTGCTGACGGTGCTGAGCCTTGGCCTGCT is drawn from Candidatus Sericytochromatia bacterium and contains these coding sequences:
- a CDS encoding FKBP-type peptidyl-prolyl cis-trans isomerase — encoded protein: MLAGRHRPRLAAIAIGLATLGCDPTLVPVNPPEPGDGAEVQPVPVLTRRPSVAPGAPNRSAAPTAPPPSPRFPLNTAAAVSLPSGLGYTIIRAGEPDGKVAEKGHQVVVHYAGWLTNGTLFDTSRQRESPFRFKLGAGSVIAGWEQGVLGMRVGEVRKLVIPPQLGYGEKGTGRIPPRSTLLFEVELLELKEG
- a CDS encoding DUF898 family protein → MTDSPRKRRAKSGDDSVPAGKKRKKAVARFEFHGTGGTLLKLWVINSCLTFVTLGVYRFWARAQMRQYLYGQLSFRKERFTFHGTGKESFLGMVRLIGLGVLALLGFGAVIGGLAWNLIPEPWSAMLDPSMLALLVGGVASPLVATLLLPFALVSARRYVLSRTAYQGIRFSYRGVIWRAILRLSPFALLTVLSLGLLWPYFYARLQNELTNHTYYGNAPFQCQLEGKNLIVSWVLGLLAAPFSLGISLVWTAATWTRARAEATRFGKARFRSDVTFVGLFRVWLINMVLATLTVGLAMPWNIVRSWRYQASCLRLVGPLNLAAIRQEALEASASGDALLESMDVELDFGA